CGCCGCCAGGACGATCGAGGACCTCTGGCAGGCCATCGGCGAAATCTGCGACCTCTACGAGCCCGATGAGTGCCTCAACTATTTCAAGACCGCGGGCTATGACCCAGCATGATCGCAAACCGCTCTAGAGCCGGCTCCGCTGGCTGCGCGCGGGTTCGGTCGTCGTGGTGGCCTGTGGGCCAAGGTTCTGCGGGAGCGACCCACCCGGAGAGATCAATGCCCCGGCAAGCTCTCGCAGGCTGACCAATCCGACAGGCTGTCCGGTCGATCCGACGACGACAACCTCGGTATCCGGGCCATGGACCACCATCCGCATCGCATCTTCGATCGCCGCGCCGGCTGGGATCGTGGTGTCTCCGGTCGGATAGGCTCGCCCGAGAGGCTTCATCACGGTCTCGACGCGCACCACGCGCGCTCTGTTGACGCCCTTGACGAAGTCCATGACGTAGTTGTCGGCCGGCCGCAGGACGATGTCCTGGCTCGTGCCCTGCTGGACGACTTCGCCGTCCCGCAAAATCGCGATCTGATCGCCGAGCCTGAGCGCCTCGTCGAGATCATGCGTAATGAAGACGATGGTCTTCTTCAATTCCGCCTGCAGATCCAGAAGCACTGTCTGCATATCCGTCCTGATGAGCGGGTCCAATGCCGAATAGGCCTCATCCATCAGGAGGATTGCGGCATCGTTGCTGAGCGCGCGGGCAAGGCCGACCCGCTGTTGCATGCCGCCGGACAGCTCATGCGGATAACGGGCATCGAACCCGTGGAGGCCGACCCGCTCGATCCACGCCATGCCGACATCGCGCGCTTTCGCCTTTGGCATGCCCCGGACCTCGAGGCCGAACGTCACGTTCTCGATGACGGTCCTGTGCGGCAGAAGGGCGAATTTCTGGAACACCATCGCGGTCCGATTGCGCCGGAATTCGCGCAGCTCCAATTCCCCCATATCGAGGATGTCGCGTCCGTCGATGACGATCGATCCCGAGGTCGGCTCGACCAGCCGGTTGATATGCCGGATCAGCGTGGACTTGCCGGAGCCGGACAGGCCCATGATGACCTGAATCTTGCCGGCCGGCATGGCGATGCTGATGTTGTTCAGCGCCAGCACATGCCCATGGTTTCGCCCGAGTTCGGTCTTGGAGAGCCCGTTCCTTACAGCCTCGACATGCCGCGCTGGCGAGGCGCCGAAGATCTTGAACAGCTCCCGTATCTCGATCGAGGCGTCGGACTGGATGTTTCTAGCCATGCGTGGCACCCCTATGCCGCTGTAGGCGGCGCCCATACGCCTGGCTTATGCGGTCGAAAATGATCGCAATGCCGACGATGGCAAAGCCGTTGAAGACACCCAGCGTGAAATACTGATTGGCGATCGCCTGAAGGACGCTCAGCCCCAGCCCCTGCACGCCGATCATTGAGGCGATGACGACCATGGCAAGCGCCATCATGATCGTCTGGTTGATGCCGGCCATGATGGTCGGCAGGGCGAGCGGCATCTGCACTTTCGACAGCTTCTGCCAGCGCGAGCAGCCGTAAGCGTCGGCCGCCTCGATGACTTCGCTGTCGACCAGCCTGATGCCGAGGTCCGTGAGACGGATGATCGGCGGAAGAGCGTAGATGACCACAGCGATGAAGCCCGGCACCCGGCCTATTCCCAAGAGCATGACGACGGGAATGAGATAGACGAAGGGAGGCATCGTCTGCATGACATCGAGAACGGTCTGCACGATGGCCCCGAGGCGCCTGAAGCGGGACATCAGGACGCCGATCGGAATGCCGATTGCGATCGAAAAGATCGTCGCGGCGAAGACGAGAGAGATCGTCTTCATCGCATCGCCCCACAGGCCGAAGAGACCGATCGCGAGCAGAGTTCCGACCGCGGCCGCCACGACCGCCCAGCTGCGGGCTGCAAACCACGCGACGGCACCGATCACGAGGACGATGATCGGCCACGGCGTGCCGGTTATCAGGCGCTCGAAGAAGATCAGGGTCCGGTCGAGCGGGCCAAAGAAGGCTTCGATTCCGTCGCCGTAGGTGCGGGTAAAGGCCCTGAACGATCCGTCGACGTATCGTTTGATCGCCAGCAGGGACTCGTCGCTTAATTGCGGAAAATTGAGCAGCCAGTTCATCGCGACATCCGTCAATGATCTGTTGCGGAACATCGTGGGCGTGATCGTCCGCGAAGGCGCCCGACGAGCAGCGACATCGCTCCCGAGGCTTCAAGACCTCTCCCAAAGCCCCGGGATGGTGTGCAATGACCTTAGAGCGCCGCCTTGACCTTCGCGGCGACGTCGGCCGGGACCCACTTCGTCCAGAGGTCAGGCTGCGTTTTCAGGAAGTGCTTCGCGCCGTCGGCACCGGTCGCCTGGTTTTCCGTCATCCAGAGCATCACGTTGCCGACGGTGTCCTGGCTCCAGCTCCGGG
This region of Aliidongia dinghuensis genomic DNA includes:
- a CDS encoding quaternary amine ABC transporter ATP-binding protein, which translates into the protein MGAAYSGIGVPRMARNIQSDASIEIRELFKIFGASPARHVEAVRNGLSKTELGRNHGHVLALNNISIAMPAGKIQVIMGLSGSGKSTLIRHINRLVEPTSGSIVIDGRDILDMGELELREFRRNRTAMVFQKFALLPHRTVIENVTFGLEVRGMPKAKARDVGMAWIERVGLHGFDARYPHELSGGMQQRVGLARALSNDAAILLMDEAYSALDPLIRTDMQTVLLDLQAELKKTIVFITHDLDEALRLGDQIAILRDGEVVQQGTSQDIVLRPADNYVMDFVKGVNRARVVRVETVMKPLGRAYPTGDTTIPAGAAIEDAMRMVVHGPDTEVVVVGSTGQPVGLVSLRELAGALISPGGSLPQNLGPQATTTTEPARSQRSRL
- a CDS encoding ABC transporter permease → MNWLLNFPQLSDESLLAIKRYVDGSFRAFTRTYGDGIEAFFGPLDRTLIFFERLITGTPWPIIVLVIGAVAWFAARSWAVVAAAVGTLLAIGLFGLWGDAMKTISLVFAATIFSIAIGIPIGVLMSRFRRLGAIVQTVLDVMQTMPPFVYLIPVVMLLGIGRVPGFIAVVIYALPPIIRLTDLGIRLVDSEVIEAADAYGCSRWQKLSKVQMPLALPTIMAGINQTIMMALAMVVIASMIGVQGLGLSVLQAIANQYFTLGVFNGFAIVGIAIIFDRISQAYGRRLQRHRGATHG